cagcaggatgacaagcagcaggagcagcagcaggagcagcagcaggatgacaagcagcaggagcagcagcaggagcagcagcaggagcaggcgcagcagcagcagcagcacgacaagcaggagcagcagcaggatgtcaagcagcaggagcagcagcagagttacaagcaacaggagcagcagcagcagcagcagcagcagcagcagcagcagcagcagcaggatgaCAAACAGCAGGAGGGTGACAACTCGACTGACTGTGTGAAAAGTTCGGGTACATCAGAAACAGTTTTGCACTTCTTAGTTTCTTCACAGCTTCTCTGTCTCTTCATAGCTATATGCTGTTTACTAATCCCATGgtattgtgtgtactgtaagtaacAGTAAATGTGACAATAAGTAACACCTTTATTTCTCTAGGATCAACAATTAATGATTCAAATGGAGCAGAAGCCAATCAGACGGCTGATAGTAGAGTGGACAAACCAATAGCAGAAGAACTGCTAGTAAATATGTCAGCAACAGGTAAAAGTTTGTCCTCCTACCCGTACCCTTTCATCTCCACAACAATCTGACACTACACCACTTGCTAGTACAGTGGGAGGAGCCATTGATTTTTCTACCGTTTTCTTGATTGCATCATGATGGCTCCTTGCTAGTGTAACTGAGGTGCTCCTGCGCAGTACGCCAttcggggctcgaacccaccaCCTCCTACTGTAGTCAACAACACTCCAGTGCggatatgggaggcacagcacgataccgctgagctaaaggaccagtctgatgGCTCAGCACTACCGATGCTGTATgatggtgtgttccaatactcttactgtccgccctttccgcactgtgtttgggtacgcagggtgttccatttctaatcgcgacggtaaagtgtactgtaaattacccggataacgcccccaaaacggccgtTTTTttaagtgtggagttactgtacacttttcgcactcaacggccgccatgtttgttacgtagttgagtgtcagatctgtgaAACGGTTgaatctcaagtcaagtcaagtcaagtaggttttattgtcaatttctttacatgcactggtcatacaaagaatttgaaattacatttcttgctttcccattagacatagactaatctaggtaaggacatagacagtatagacatagacagtacttatacatggacttaagacagtatggacatagacagtgctcatacagacatttaaagtgcaagactggacaacagaagacttgtagaggacatacattaagaggtatctgttgtgcttttgtgcttttcctaaaaaaagtcctttatagcgttctgacatggtaatagtagcattttgaagaaaataaatattaaaaaaggtctgtcaagtacaccagcagcagtgtgtgtgtgtgtgtgtgtgtatgtgtgtgtgtgtgtgtgtgtgtgtgtgtatgtgtatgtgtgtgtatgtgtttagtgcaggtagaaggtgcggtgtgcgtcttgtgtgtgtgttcgtgtgtctgtgtgtgtgtgtgtgtgtgtgtgtgtgtgtgtgtgtgtgtgtgtgtgtgtgtgtcagtgtgtgtatgtttgggtttagtgcagaaagtgcagtgtgcttgtgtgcaatcTCTGTGATAACGGCAtagctttgattccaaagacaatcgccatgtgtattagagccaggggtaactttaaaccaaccgtcatttccgttaagtgtatcagacagaacgggaatcggaatgtactcgcctcgtgaatcgcggagggtggaaagggtacttcactgcactcaaacaaggtacacagtacagagggcgaataatggaacacaccatgagtcttcaggagggaggtttactagcgttccacGCCACTTTCTGCttgttggcctccattacactagGTCCAGCTCGAAACACCTCGAAATGTTCGTGGTAggctcattgtgtgtgtatgggatggGCAACAAAATAAGTGGCCCCTTCTGTACAACAACTTCTGTTTTGACATGCTGTAACATCTTGCTGTTACTATGCTCATGATATGCAATGCAACCAAACTGtgtctgcatactgtatatacgaACTACACTTTCCTATCTCTGGAATAGCAACACATCGATTGCCTGTTTCAGATGCAATTAAGCCAATTGAGACAGATGGAGGTGAGCAGCAAAAAAGACTTCTAGACACTGAAACGACAAAGACAGACCAACGGCAACCTGGTAAGGAAATCTATTTATTTATAATGTATATAATtactgtgtatatatactgtataattctTGACTCGTAAAGCATAAAAGTTTAATTAAATGGTTTTGAAGGAAGATTGAGAACACCATGATTGCTCCTTGCAACGTCCTGAATGCTCATGAAAGTTGCATGATGTGTGCATATAATGGGCAAAAATAAGTGGCTCCTACTGCTGACATAGCCCGACaggtcagaccattcattttgaattacataATAATCCACAATGGTCTGATTACCCTTCTATGGGAAGGGTTTTTCAGACGGCATTCAGAcaaccagcagtgttgccagatgtaaaaCGTTGAACTATCGTATCAAATTCTCAAAATTACTGTTTCGGAGGGCTTTTGGGAGGAAATGATTATACATGAACCAAATGGTTGCCTTAAGTCAACTGAAGGAAAACTGAAATTATCATGTTTTTGATCggacagaggacaaaattatggtacaaattgtcatacatctggcaacactgacaactggccaataagcaaacgcacttgggagcataataacatatgtcaactgtcagcgattggtcagagctcatttcaaaccagagctgagctcacttctcccgcCCAATACAAGTGCTCCAGGACACTGAGGATCCAGACTATCTACACTGTATGATTAATATATACTGTAAAATTTGGGGCCCCATTGGGTTCTGCCCccctgcatgggtgaggcataaatgcaattttgctgtgtgcagtgtgtgctgtggagtgctgtgttacagtgacaatgggagtttgaatttcccagttgggctttcactttcactaattaTTAACTCATAAAGCATAGAAGTTAAGTTATTTTTGAAGAAAAGGTCTGATATTTCCTTATACAGTTTCTCCTATCCTCTCACAAATAGTCATTGATATGTTTTATACCGTACATCTTCTTGCCGATATGTTCATTATCTTAAAATGGCTGTCTTCATTTCTTGAACCTACGGAAGTAGAAGAGGAAGCACCACCTGAAGAAGAGAGGCCCGGTTCAGTATCTCCCCCGACAGATCCAAAACCTTCTGCAGAGACACAATCCGCTCAACAGGGTAAGACTTTCTGTTGGCCACACTTAATAATTGAGTTTCCAGTGGCAAACACACCTTTGATTAGCATTTTatgttttttacctccgccaaggagataatgttttcggtcgcgttggtttgtctgtctgtttgtttgtctgtctgtttgtctgtgtgtttgtcagcagcatgactcaaaaactaatcaacatttttggacgaaactttgtgggtttgttgataatgacccaaggaacaagtgattaaattctggtggtgatccggatcacgaaccggaaccaggacctttttaaagattctgtcagcaggataactcaaaaactaatcaactgatttggacgaaactttgtggagctgttagtaatgacccaaggaacaagtgattaaattctggtggtgatccggatcacgaaccggaaccaggacttttcaaaagattcttcactatctagaatTGCGGGcacagcacaaaaacaaggcagaaagacttagggtgtaacatggtcaaatgtatcaagcagcttccttggcggaggtctgcgctctctgagtgcttctagtattATAATTGTGGTGGTGAGCCGGATCACGATTCGGAACCAGGATtcctttaaagattcttcactattgctAGCCTAGACAACTAGAAATGGGTTAGGGAAATATACTAATATAGAATCGTTTTGctcataaagcaaaaaaaagtttgttgAATATTTTAAGAAACGTTTTCTCACGCACATTTCCTCCCTTTCACCCCTGTCCTCaacaacatgtactgtacatctctTGGCAAACATGTGAATCTTAAAATGGCTGACGTCAATTTTAGAATCTGCTAAATCACAAGAGAAGCCCACGCCACAACGTCCAGCGAAACaaacagaaagaggagaggagagcccacATCCAGCATATACTCCAGACACACAACCAACTCAGCAGAGTAAGAATGTATATTTGCTACACTTTATATTATGGCTTGTTAATGGTAAACACACACTTGCCAATGCTTTGTTATTGTTTGAAATACaactttatctatctatctatcatccatccatctatcatccatccatccatgcaacGCCAGTTGGCCTGATTATTGTGGCGGTGTTGGTCGCCGTGCTGGCCATGGTCCTGTTCCAGTATCTCCGCCAGAGCCCCGAGCCAGCGAGACCAACCCTGAACCGAACAGAGGTGCTGCAACAGGAGCTGCTGAAGGTGAAGCAGAGCTTTCATAACCAGAGGGGGGAGCTGTGGAGACGCAGCAGCATCCACCTCCAGCGCCACGTCAAGTCCGCCAAGCCCAACGAGCCGGTCAGCCTGATCCTGGCGGGAGGTCTCCGGGCGGAGAAGACGCTGGGATGCCTGGCGGCTCGGCTGGCGGAAGCCTTCTCCACAGCCTACAACGGGTCGGTGCAGCAGCTGTACGGCACACAGCTAGCCAATGTGGAGCATGACCAGGTGAGCCATTTAGTCCAGTTGCTGTTGTTTACACTTAccttattacctctgccaaggaggttatgttttccgttgcgttggtttgtctgtctgtctgtctgtctgtctgtctgtctgtcagcaggataaataAAAAGGTTTTacatggattttgatgaaatttcgcggagttgttggaaatgacaaaaggaacaagtgattacattttggtggcgatccggatcacgatctggatccaggatttttttcaaagattctgcaccattgcaggatagggctaattttgacattacagtatctaactccacaaaaacaaggtagaaagacttgaaaaaaaaatagggtgtattatagtcaaatgttctttcaaacagcttccatgtcggaggtctgcactctctgagtgcatttctaattaTTATGTGAAATTGTTatatttctctttcactctctctctctgcctccttctctcttgtACAGTAGTGATATGTTGATATCTTCTGTGTTTCCTTCTGAAATACTGTACTCTTCCTTTCAATAGTTTACTAACGTGCACCATCAATTCATGTCTCTCCATGCCTCTGTCCCTCAGGCGAAGCTCGTACTGGACACCAAGCTGAAGGAAGGATTTGAAGGTGACAAACCAGCTGCTGTCATCCACCGTCTGGAGGAGCTGCCTCCGAGCTCCAGCCTGATCTTCTACCGCTACTGCGACCACGAGAATGCGGCCTACAAGCATCCTCTCCTGGCCTTCACAGTCCTCCTGCCCCTGGACACGGTGGGGCCGGACGTCAGCTTGCCACAAGTGGAGGAGCTGGTGCACAGTCACATTCACCGGAAGTTTCTGACCCCCGATCAACCCGACACGTTTGACAAGATGGACGTGGACAAGCTGAGCGGGCTGTGGAGCCGCATCTCACACCTCATCCTGCCTGTTGACATGGAGGAACACATAGAGAAAAGAGGCTGTGAGCGGAACTGAGCAGGCATCTAAACAGGGTGGGGTGGGAGACGATGGACTGGCTTTTCCGAActaaatcaggggtgcatttctcgaaaccatagttccaactaagttagctactttgttgttttaaaTCCACTTTCCCATGGACGActccccaagttgctaactggctaacaacgacactttcgagaaatgcaccccagtcgaAAAAGTATTTTTGGTGACATGGGCATGCCTGTTTACCTTCATGTTCATCCCGAAGATGTTAAATATCTTTAAACATCTTATGAAGATCTCTTAACTAATTTCGTTCCTCCTTTCTGTGTTGGCCTTCCATattcgagaaaaaaaaacagagaagagtGCTGCCTCTGTGACCTTACTTGCACTTTAGTACCACTATTAAGAGACATTCAGCACTTTGGATGTGGTTTAGGGTTTGTGTAAAATATGTATGAAGCGTTCGGGAGGAAAATTGAAatgtgtagcctaggcctaatagTAGCTAATATACATTTGCTAACTTAAAAAGTgcctttttaaatgaaataaatttGTAATTAAGTTAGATTTCTGTGGTTTCTTAAAGGGCCCAACTACCTttttagatttgtttttttgttttgtttttgtgataTAGGCCTATGATTATGATTGGTCATTCTTCACCTGTCAGTTACgttaagtgaaaagtgaaagcccaactgggaaactcccattgttgttgtgacacagcactccaaaacacacaagggttcactgcacacaatgaaatgccTCACTCTTGCAAGATGGCAGCCCCCATGGGCGCCCCAAGGTAGCAATGCGGCGGGACGGTAGCCACCATGCtgaggatacctcagtcatggaggaggatgagggagagcactgatttATTACTTccaccaccaacctgacgggtcgagagacaaactggcaacctttgggctacaagtttgacgccctTAAGCCCTaccgcttacacatgactgccccagagccatctaataacagagttgcgcaaaccggggaccaggaagtcggttggtgatgtgattcacgtagattaaaatgtttcttaacagtaaacttctgttcgttggaaactaacacagaaccatcacataccaaacaaagattaattacaaacaaattacattacctttgccacattttctgtgttctatacggccacctcctagaactaagtaacttctaatagaactaaagtcaatggggatttccatgttaacgctccgtgaggctccatgagagccgccattgctgtggaaagattggtccatagaggtctatgggagtggcgtaactctgatattagatggctctggactGCCCTACGTAAGCCTACCTATGGTTATGTACAGTAGGCATACACAACAGAAAATACTTTGAACTTAATATTCACTGCTTTTCGTACTTGTGAGAAGATATTTATGAAACATATTTGTAAACCAGCTTGGGCCAGTTCAATGATGAAAATATGTGATAATattttcatattttgtgagaattCAAAAGACATTGGCCTTATGTGAGTGAGGAAAATAAGAAATCTGATCTCATTATTATTAAGGCCTGCTGGTTTACTCGTTAAAAACGTATCTATTGGAAATTCTGCTATATTAATGTGTTGGCACTGActtttattgttgctattattttgTCCCTATATCACTTCCGGGAGATAACGGCGGCGGTACTCAGGAAAATGGTCCGTGGAGAAACAAACAGCCGTAGCGAAAGCAGCTAACGTCAATGGGGTCTGAAAACTTTTATTCGCCAATGTAGCCACTATTGTTTTGCTTCAAAGTGGAAGAAAATGGCTTCTGGCGATGATCAATCGGGAACTGCTGATCCACCGAACAGGAGACTCACAAGACAGTCGGCAAAAGGTGAGGGTCGACTGGATTTGGCTTATAGATATTGGATCTTCCACGGCTATATCAAAACGTTTGCTATCGTCAGGTTGATCACACACTTTACATTGAGCGGGACATTTATGACATGtgattttaaacaaatgtagcgCATAACGGTAATTAGTTGTTCACCGTCTTCCCCCTAACTATAAAGCAATGCATATTCATATCAAACTTAAGATGAGCTGAGTTCAGAATATTGTAAAATATCTCTAGATGTAGACATTTCCCTATGCAAACGGAAGTAGTGTGTGAAGTCTCTCAGGCAAGTTTCATTCTCAGTTCTAGCACATCTGTCATTTCAGCAACTGGCACAACCATCGATCCATGTGGTGGTTGTGTGGAATCGCTCATGTATGTTATTTCGCGTAAATGTACTCAACAGCTATAAGCAGCACTTTTCAGCCTCTATAGGCGCGTGTTTGGAATCGTCAGTTTAGTTTCACTTTCCTTATTGTTGGAGAAAGTGGTAGAGTTGGCTGACTTTAGCAAACGGTTACATTAGTTGCGTTGTTGTTTGTTATTTCTAaagatttcccccctctcctgaCACCACGAGATCCGTTGAAGAGAACACGGAAAGATGCCGATCATCCAACTACTATCAATGGGTCCGATGCAAAAGAAAGACGTCCTAGCACCGATTCCGACGGTAGGAACTTCTAGTCTGTATCGTTGGTAGGAATGTTCTCTTTGTAAACACATGGGCGCAGCTTTAGTCATTATCTAAAATTACAGTTTCAAGTGGTCATCTGTTTTATGAAGTGCGTGCCTACATTACTACACGAAATGTGTCAGGATGTGTTAACCAGAGAGTTATGTTGGACGGCTGTGTTGTTAACTCTCTTGGGATGCCAAATCCAAACAGAGCCACCCAAGAAAAGGCGTAGCATGCAGTCaggggaagaagagggagaagctACATCGGGGAGCGAGGTTGACATGGAGTCGGATGCTGATGGCGGAGATGGTTCGGAGTCTGATGAAGACGGAGAGATGAGCTCAGGAGGACAGAAGAAAGTTTCACCACGCAAACTCATCAAAAGTAGGACACTTCACATTTTATTAAAGTCAAAGTCATTCAAACATATGGAAATGGATGTGTTGCTCTTTGAAATACCAGACATGCAGCTGTCCTTGGTTTTCAATCAATTTCCATGAAATGTCGACATGTGTTATGTTTTAGGTCTTGCGCAGACTCATGGTTCAGGTAGGCTTCAATATGTGTTCAAGTGGATTTGCATGCCTGCCCGCCCTGTGTAAACCCAATGGCAGAAGCTTATTTTGCCCCTTGCCCCTCGCACAGGATCATCAGTCCGTCTGGAGCCCCTGAAGGGTATGCCTCTACACGCCTCCAGCGTGCTAGTGTCGGACCTCGTGGAGCCTGAACTGAGGCATCGCACAGCTATTCGCCAAGGTCCAGCAAGTGCAGGAATGGATGGcgaggcactgaaacacagtacAGGTGTGTAAGCCTATTTCtttttatcctctcctcctctctcattcagACAGAGCTTTTGTCTTCTTATTCCTAAGTACTGTAGCTTCCTAACTTGATTCATTATTGACTTTCGAATCTCTTCGAGACGAggggtgcattctaatatgcacactcccgtcctccacttgtgcttgtagcctcgccccgcctccgtggagaaaacaattacgtttcccagcagtcagactagccacaacaacttttgggggactattcttcaatcaccatccagtttgcaaatgagaaaatgacgttacaattgagcttttgtgagatattgaaatacaatgctgttgtcagtgatgtcatcacaacatattacttcctggtacgaggccacaagcacaagtggaggatgcaagtctgcatattggaatggacCCTTGgcctgaccaaaagcataacaattaacatttcccaaatggcatagttgacccacctcccttgtttgctactatttttttttttatttttttttatttttttttgcttcccgacaaagtgggaggagttccagatttttctggagctcagaaacgatatttgtattgctcctggcctgactagatgttgcgtcactaggagggcatggcctggctagtagCTTCCTTGAGGTATTACAAAGATGTAAGTGAAGTGACTTGCCAAGAACTGAATTTTGCCGTCCCCTAAACCCACGTCAAATAATTGTttattagagtaagataccccaATACATTTGGTGACGGTTTGTATAAGATGGGCGCTACATTGCAAAGGAAACTCCATTTATTGTGAAccttaagtctccaaaggtctcctaactgaaggtcttctaaaggggcattcacctgacatcacacaaATCCAGGAAACACCATGGCCATCCATGGGCAAATGAAGCTtcgttgaagctctgaaccatttaggcacattgtttcaaaaattgggttagtacttgaagcttcagtaacagtgccctctcctggtgaaaagccatgtttgcaaatGGGCTCAATTCGATAAAATGAGATGATGCtctcatcatctgcgacattacccCCACTACTGaagaggcagttgaggtagacgacattacaaagTCATATAACAATGCCACAAgacatctatttatttattattaggctactattgtttttttgggcgatcagaataaagcaTTGCAGAACATTGTCTTCTCCTTGTTGAATTCATAAATTAGATGATGTTGTCTACCTGTCTATAAAGTGGGACGTATAATGACAGTCAATCATGAAATgaaatctctcttctctccactgcaacctggcagacaGCTCGCAACGGGCCAAACGCATGAATGCGCCTGCTagttcgtgtggcagcgcgaaacactgcagctactttcggaaaactgaaacagttta
This is a stretch of genomic DNA from Engraulis encrasicolus isolate BLACKSEA-1 chromosome 6, IST_EnEncr_1.0, whole genome shotgun sequence. It encodes these proteins:
- the LOC134450939 gene encoding torsin-1A-interacting protein 2-like isoform X1, with protein sequence MDSDNAKAEVSQNNEQSYEANKEDSNAAETDETGGGAGEQGEDQQEDVKQDEVKQQDEVKQQDVKQQQQQQHDKQEQEQQQGYKQQEQQQQQQEQAQQQAQQQQEQQQDDKQQEQQQEQQQDDKQQEQQQEQQQEQAQQQQQHDKQEQQQDVKQQEQQQSYKQQEQQQQQQQQQQQQQQQDDKQQEGDNSTDCVKSSGSTINDSNGAEANQTADSRVDKPIAEELLVNMSATDAIKPIETDGGEQQKRLLDTETTKTDQRQPEEEAPPEEERPGSVSPPTDPKPSAETQSAQQESAKSQEKPTPQRPAKQTERGEESPHPAYTPDTQPTQQIGLIIVAVLVAVLAMVLFQYLRQSPEPARPTLNRTEVLQQELLKVKQSFHNQRGELWRRSSIHLQRHVKSAKPNEPVSLILAGGLRAEKTLGCLAARLAEAFSTAYNGSVQQLYGTQLANVEHDQAKLVLDTKLKEGFEGDKPAAVIHRLEELPPSSSLIFYRYCDHENAAYKHPLLAFTVLLPLDTVGPDVSLPQVEELVHSHIHRKFLTPDQPDTFDKMDVDKLSGLWSRISHLILPVDMEEHIEKRGCERN
- the LOC134450939 gene encoding torsin-1A-interacting protein 2-like isoform X3 — protein: MDSDNGGGAGEQGEDQQEDVKQDEVKQQDEVKQQDVKQQQQQQHDKQEQEQQQGYKQQEQQQQQQEQAQQQAQQQQEQQQDDKQQEQQQEQQQDDKQQEQQQEQQQEQAQQQQQHDKQEQQQDVKQQEQQQSYKQQEQQQQQQQQQQQQQQQDDKQQEGDNSTDCVKSSGSTINDSNGAEANQTADSRVDKPIAEELLVNMSATDAIKPIETDGGEQQKRLLDTETTKTDQRQPEEEAPPEEERPGSVSPPTDPKPSAETQSAQQESAKSQEKPTPQRPAKQTERGEESPHPAYTPDTQPTQQIGLIIVAVLVAVLAMVLFQYLRQSPEPARPTLNRTEVLQQELLKVKQSFHNQRGELWRRSSIHLQRHVKSAKPNEPVSLILAGGLRAEKTLGCLAARLAEAFSTAYNGSVQQLYGTQLANVEHDQAKLVLDTKLKEGFEGDKPAAVIHRLEELPPSSSLIFYRYCDHENAAYKHPLLAFTVLLPLDTVGPDVSLPQVEELVHSHIHRKFLTPDQPDTFDKMDVDKLSGLWSRISHLILPVDMEEHIEKRGCERN
- the LOC134450939 gene encoding torsin-1A-interacting protein 2-like isoform X2, whose amino-acid sequence is MDSDNAKAEVSQNNEQSYEANKEGGGAGEQGEDQQEDVKQDEVKQQDEVKQQDVKQQQQQQHDKQEQEQQQGYKQQEQQQQQQEQAQQQAQQQQEQQQDDKQQEQQQEQQQDDKQQEQQQEQQQEQAQQQQQHDKQEQQQDVKQQEQQQSYKQQEQQQQQQQQQQQQQQQDDKQQEGDNSTDCVKSSGSTINDSNGAEANQTADSRVDKPIAEELLVNMSATDAIKPIETDGGEQQKRLLDTETTKTDQRQPEEEAPPEEERPGSVSPPTDPKPSAETQSAQQESAKSQEKPTPQRPAKQTERGEESPHPAYTPDTQPTQQIGLIIVAVLVAVLAMVLFQYLRQSPEPARPTLNRTEVLQQELLKVKQSFHNQRGELWRRSSIHLQRHVKSAKPNEPVSLILAGGLRAEKTLGCLAARLAEAFSTAYNGSVQQLYGTQLANVEHDQAKLVLDTKLKEGFEGDKPAAVIHRLEELPPSSSLIFYRYCDHENAAYKHPLLAFTVLLPLDTVGPDVSLPQVEELVHSHIHRKFLTPDQPDTFDKMDVDKLSGLWSRISHLILPVDMEEHIEKRGCERN